The following nucleotide sequence is from Coffea eugenioides isolate CCC68of chromosome 10, Ceug_1.0, whole genome shotgun sequence.
AAGCTCATGGGAACTGCTGCATTTGGAATATCAACCAGACCAAAATCTTTAGCAGTTTTGAGTCTTTTCATTTCAATCAGAGCAGCAATAACCATATTCATGACGGATATCGCCATCCCAGTTCCCATCCTCTGCAGCATTGTTATGCCAGTGGAAAAATTTGTGATTTTTCTTGCAATAGGGACAAAAATTTGATCGTAAATGGGAATGCAGAATGAAATAGAAAGGGCAATGAAAGCTCGCAGCGAGGCCGGTGGTATGCTAAAACTTGGGCCTAATGATCTGTCTACTGTACTTGCTTGCTTAGTAAACAATGTGGAGACTTGAGCCATTGCTATTGTATAGGTTAAACAAGTAGACCAAATAGGAAGCAGCCTTAGAAATATCTTTGCCCCATTAGTCTTGGTGGTAATTGCTTCCCCTGAGTCTTCTGCTGCAGGCAAAACTTTGATAAACCTGACAAGAAAATTCTTAGCTTTCGCAAGGTGTCAACTATATAGACTCTAACAAATCAGTTAGGGGGATATAGACTTGATTGCCACTGATTGATACGAGAATTCGCTAAATACAGTtcttttctgaaaaaaaaaaaaaaaaaaagtgtaccTTTGACAGATGCTCTCATTCAGGATTTCATCTGCATCGTTCTGTCTGGCAGAAAAGCGATAAGTTCTATTACCTATTTGAAATAGGACCAAACCAATTGTCATAGCAATAAATGGAATCCCAAAACCAATTCCCCAATTTATGTTGTCCTGAATGTAGTGTAAGATCAAATGTGCTGCAGTAGCACCTATGCACAAGCAACAGAGCCACCAGTTGAAAAATGAGCTCTTGGCTTTTTTCTCATCTGGATGATTTCCATCAAACTGATCAGCTCCAAAGGCTTGAACGCATGATTTATATACTTGTCCTAGAGCCACCAGATATAGTGACACAAAAAATAGAATCTGAGCCACTATATCTCTACCTTGAAAGGTTGAAACGCTGATCAATGAAGTAGGTACTGTTGAGAGGGTCAAAAGGCCTAGTCCCTGGAATTTCTCCCATTTTAAGAACGACAAGTTCATTGACAAAATTGAAAGGAAGACAACAAAGTACTCACCAAGATGTAAATAACAGAAGCAAGGATGATTGCCTGATAGCGGCCAAGGAATGAATCTGCAAAAAATGATCCAAAAACTGGTACAAGTGAAGCAACACCGATCCATGTATTGACATTTGCAGCTGCTGTTGCTATGGATTCTCCAAGGGGCCCGGTAAGGTAGCTAATGAGATTTGATTCTATTCCAAAATATGCAAACCTCTCAAGACTTCCAGAAACTGTACAAAAACAAAGCCAACTGAATCAACACATAAACCTAACATCCTGGTTTTCCTGAAATGCAGACGTTGGGAAGTTGTGAACCATCTAGCTTTTGGTTATGAGATAGATTCACACATTCCAACCTTCTTGTGTAGCAAGTGAATATAGAGACCAAAGAATAAAAAATGGGACTAAAGAAAGAAGCAAAGAGCTAAGATATTGTCTCACCTAGAATGAAAGATGCTGATCTCCAACCACCTGATTCGGATCGCTTAATTGCATAACCTTGGTAATCAGCATAGC
It contains:
- the LOC113750417 gene encoding protein NRT1/ PTR FAMILY 5.10-like, with the protein product MAISVLNMVVAALAEMKRLKNAGNYGLVNTPNATVPMTSGGWCLSRGNFLSSFLISAIEKVTSGNGRDSWLCDNLNHAHLDYFYWLLAGVGSKVTLAIINAELLIKFGIMDGCRNLEAQTQIPFLQRDEVVDGYADYQGYAIKRSESGGWRSASFILVSGSLERFAYFGIESNLISYLTGPLGESIATAAANVNTWIGVASLVPVFGSFFADSFLGRYQAIILASVIYILGLGLLTLSTVPTSLISVSTFQGRDIVAQILFFVSLYLVALGQVYKSCVQAFGADQFDGNHPDEKKAKSSFFNWWLCCLCIGATAAHLILHYIQDNINWGIGFGIPFIAMTIGLVLFQIGNRTYRFSARQNDADEILNESICQRFIKVLPAAEDSGEAITTKTNGAKIFLRLLPIWSTCLTYTIAMAQVSTLFTKQASTVDRSLGPSFSIPPASLRAFIALSISFCIPIYDQIFVPIARKITNFSTGITMLQRMGTGMAISVMNMVIAALIEMKRLKTAKDFGLVDIPNAAVPMSFWWLVPQFTLIGLTDVFILVGSQEFFYDQVPTELRSLGLSLYFGAVGTGNFLSSFLISAIQKATSQNGRDGWFSDNLNRAHLDYFYWLLAGIGIFGFVLFAYLAKSYDYEENAPKENFQP